A window of Ficedula albicollis isolate OC2 chromosome 19, FicAlb1.5, whole genome shotgun sequence genomic DNA:
TCACAGGCAGTCCCAGTGTGACCTCTGAGGgtcagcagctgcctgagggAATTCCTCAAAGCTGAGCCCTCGCCTCACTGGGGCAGCGACTGCACATTCCACAGAGAGGCTACCCCTCTAAACTCTTCATAATTCTCATGTCAGTCAGGTAGTACCAATTCCATTTCACATTGCAAATCCATATTCAAGTGTTGGCAGGGCTCTAATTTCACTGATTTATCTggtttctagaaaaaaaaatctcatttaaataccttttttttcttttttcttttttttttccaggagttttACAATCTCCAGTGAAAGCAGCCCCTGAGCTGACCTCATGTGACTGTGAGGAACAATGGTTCAATGTGACAAACTGTCCTGTTCCCCACATTTCTGATACAAGGCCTTTAGGTATCACCTGTCTGACAGGAACACCTGAGCTGAACTGAGGGAGTGGTTTACCAGGGATCTGCTGAACTTCAATATCCCTGGATCTCTGAATTGAGGACAGGCTTTCCAGGAGATTCTCTCTGGCTCCATCACAAACTAGGACTGACCTGCAGCACCATCCAGCTGACAAAGCACAACTCTCCCACCCACTATCCTGCACAGAGGAACCACCCACACACGTACCTGGAACAGGAGGTAGGAAAACGTCAGTGAGGAGTGAGGGGatcatagaatcaaagaatggtttggttggaaggaccttgaagctcatccagtgccaccccctgccatgggcagggacaccttccactatcccagggtgccTCAAGCCCCTCCaacagcccctcctgcagcttcttTAGACACTGGGAAGGGCTCTAAGTCTCCCTGGAGTCCTCTTTTTCAGGTGAACAATCTCaactctcagcctttcccatAGCAGAGAATCCTGCCTAACAATGCTtccttagaaagaaaataactttttcttatGTCCTTacaggagaggctggaaggCCCTGGTTAACCTGGGAAGGACATCCTGCAGGCTTATTTGGAAGAGGGCAGAGGTGTTCTGTACCCTATGTGTAATTCTGATTGTGAGAAGGGATATTAAATCCTTAACATACCATAATCAAGTGATGAGTAACAGCAGCCTGAAACCCCCTGGGCAAGCAGAACTCCCCACAGAGGAAAGATGGggccaaacacagcagcactaATATAGAGATTTTATTTTGACTGTATTCGAGTTGTACAGCACATTTTGTTTTGTCACAATGCCATTGAACTGATTGGAGAGTTTTTGGCCAGCACATTGTGACACTGAAACTCACAAGAGCTAAAAGCAGTTTGGACTAATGGCCTGAATGGGAGGGCCAGCAGTACCTGGTTTCTGGCTTCCTCATCACTTGCAGTCGTTCCAACACGTGCAAAACAGGAGCAAATCCAGTTTCTTCTGCTAGGCCAATGGTCACACTTCCATGTTCGGCAATGACTGCAAGGTACAAGGTAGGGGAGAATCTGAAGCAAGGTGCCTTCTCTTCCCAGAGCCATGTTGGTTGTTCCCAGTATGGAAAAGAAGCAGAGTCTAAGTAAGTACAGGGTCTTCAGGGGATGAGCTTCACTCACGCATCAGGATTTACAAAACCAGAGGCTGACAAGTCAAAGTGCAGGACAGGGTCCTTATTTCATTCCTTCCAACGGAGAGGACAAACCATTACCAAAAGATCTGGGAGATCCAACAGTGTCTAGTCCTTTGCCTTTTTAGCAGACCAATGTCCTCACAGGTCCTCCCTGCCACATACCGAGCCTCAGCTCCTGAAGTGCAGAATATACTTAGAAAGAAAACCTacatttctgcaaagaaatgCCCCACTTTCAAACTCTTCTTTCTGACTAGTATCCACAGATGCCTTACAGAGGAGGCAGGATGGATGCTCCCTGAGGGATCTAGGGATTACAAGCCCACTGAAGCCTGATTTACaaacctttcttcctttctaaaCCCAGTTCCTTGTCCTTAATATTTCTTGGGACTCCTGCCTCTAGCTtaaaggaggagcagagaggcaaTTACAAGTTGGCAACTCTGGAACTTTGCTGTACgggagacaaaaaaagaaatcaaattcaAGAGGCATTTCAGGTAGCACTGGGGCAAGTCAGAGAGATTGTTTCCACCACTGAATAGATGCCACGTGTCATGGTTATCACTGAAACTTGGCTGTACATCCTAAAGTGAAAAGACCGTAGTGTCTACGTCAGCCAGTGTCCTTCCCCACCCCCATTTTGGTATTGATGCTTCGTTCTCCCTTCTTCGGGTTACATTAAGTGCACAGAAATATATAGCAGCATTTGGACTGAACCCTCACATACACCAGACAGCACATTCCAGGAGGTAAAACAACACATTATGGCCTATACCCTCAAGGTATCAAGTTTTCAGGATAAAGAGCAGTAGGAAGTGGAGAGCTGAGGGCAGaaaaggggaggaggagcaACACGGGAACACGAGTTCTGTTTCCATGCCAGGAGAGGATCAAGGTGCCATTCCTGTGTTAGCACCAGGCTGTGACACAACCGCAGACAAAGCAGACGGGCAGAGCAGAAGTGAAAAGCCAATCTCCCATCTCCCCAcggtgctgggggcagggacaAAGTCCAGTGTGACACCAATCCCGGCGGAGCCTGAAAATGGGCATGATATGCTCGGCCCTTTTCAGCTGGAATGAATTTCTCTTCGGAGCCCGAGAGAAAATCAATTAGTGATGGCTAATGAGTCTTGTTCACCAAGCTGATCGCAAATCACACTCATGGAAAGAGAATCTACAgatctgctccaggctgaagcCCTTCCAACACCCGCGGGACCATCGGGAGCTTGCCCTCTTCCTTCTCACACAGCAGCCTGCCATTAGAGGGGGAGGTGGTTCTAAACATGCCTTTCTATTGCTTTGGGGGACTTTGCACAGGCAAGAGCTGTGAAAACGTTGCTTTCCAGCCCACAAAAGGAAGAGGTTGTGATCTTCTCTCAGCCCTAGGCCATCAGGGCTACAACACATGGGCCCACCGGCTCCAGGGTGGGGACACAGTGAACTCTCTGAtctgagctcctctgctccagcctggcagcgAGGCTGCTGCAGACAGTGCATTCCAGCTTGGTGTTCAATTGTTGCACCAAAGGCCTTCAGAGTTACCCTGGAGGCAGTCACGCTTCAAACCCACGAGAGAAAAGGCTGGGCTTAGACAGGTCCCTTGTCTGGCATTCAGCTGGAAGCTGTGGCAATGGGCTTCTTCATATGTTGGCTCATGAGCTCCCGGGCACGAGACACTTGGATATGGTCATAGCAGGAGTTACAAACGAGGACAGGGTCGTACAACTGCTGATCAGGGATGGGCAGCTTCAGATGGCAGCAGGTAGCACAGAACACATTCCCACAGTTCCTGTCAAGGAGCAAGACAAAACAGTGAGCTGGGACCACCACAGCAGAACTTTAGCAAGCAAAAAGGGTCCAGGACAGGGCAAATCCCCAGCCTGAGGATTGTAAATGTGTTTCTCATACTTTGGTCAGCCGTGCAAGCAAACTGCTAGTGCTGACAGGGActcactgctgtcccagagaGGGATCAAAGGCCttggaaaaatagaaacaagAACAATGTAGAATGAAACACTGCAGGGAACTGATGAGGCCTGGCATGTAGTGGAAAGACCTAAAACCTTCTCCTGAGAGCTGGAGGGAACACACCTGGCAAAGGTGCATTTTGTGACACCAagctgaggagaggaggtgCCCAGAGCGCTGAGGTTTTTACCTGCAGTGGTGCCTCCGTTTGGCCAGCCAGAACTCACAGTCACAGTTGAAGCAGTGTGAGGCCATGTGGTCTGGGACCCACCGTGTGACCTAGGACAGACACCAGTCAGTTCCCATCTGTAAACCCTCAGTGacagctctgggcaggctgggggtgGCTTTGGGCCACACCTCACAGTGAGCCTACCCcacctgagccagcagcagcagaggataTGTCAAGGACACGGGAGGCTGCTCACTGCCTCACTTCCAGACcactctctgctgctgtgcccacccAGGTCAGCTGCAAAAAACATTCCCTCCCACCGTATCACAGCTCCATGACGGGACACACACCTCAGTCTCCTTCTTATCCACAGGTTCCCAGCTTGCTTCTGACAAACAGTCCTCACTGTGGTCAGAACAGAAATCCTCCGTGTCGCTGCCATCTGATTCCTTCAGACACGTCTGCAAAACGAGACCAGGTCACCAATCCCCTCTGTTGCTGGGCACACACTCCAGGGcatgccctgctctgcacactgTGCTGGTGAGGGGCACCCGGCTGGCTCCCGAGCCCCCAGACACAGGGCAAAGCATCCAAGAGTGCGTAGGAGTTTGATCTTTAGAGCAGCAGAGATATCTCTGAGTGGATGAGGACATgaccaggacagggacacaacTGACAGAGGAACAATCTTTCCCACCCCCTCCCAAAGGAACGAGGAGCTGTAGGTTGGAGAGGGAGGTGTGCAGTGTACTCACAAAGTCATCCTCGTAGTCCATGGGGGGCTCGGCCGGAGGGGCACAGAAGTGGCGAATGTCCAGGCGCAGCTGCAGCTCCCGCACCTGCCGGCGCAGCTGCTCCACCTCCTGCTTGTAGCTGGCCTCGATTTGCCGCAGCCGGTGCTGGATCACGTCCGTGGGGAAGGGCAGCCCGTCGTCGTCCAGGTAGAGAGGAGGCACAGGAGAAGGACATTTTGGCAGCAGGTGCTTGGGACCAGAGGCTTGTTTCAGGTGGCAGGGCAGCCACAAACGGCTGGGCTTGCCGAAATGTGTGCTCACATGGCCACTGCAGGCCGAGGGcttcccaccttccctgccAGACCACGGGCCACTGAGGCACAGGCCCGGGGCCCGCAGGGGTTTGCTGCTCAGCctcttgctgcagcagccatAGGAGAAGAGGTGTCTCGGTGTGGGCTCCCCATTGGGGAGTGATGTCACCATGCCTTGAAAACTGTCCCAGTTGGACCCCAGGAAGGAGAACTCACTGCTTTGGCTCTGGGAAATGGGCTTGCGCCATtgctccagcaggagcctccctgGCCGACCAGGGTCCTCGAAGGGCATGCTCTGGCCAGCTTCACCTCTGCCCTTGTCTGCATCTGGGCACGGGATACCCACGGCAGGGCCTGGGATGTCCTGAGAAGGAGTGCCTGGTGCCAGGGACTCCTGGCTAGAAATGTCTTGGTGGGTAGTGATTCTTTTGGGACAGCCTCCTCTGTTGGACACCATGCCAGCAGCCTTCAAAGGTTCCTGGGGACAGGTTTCCAAATGCTTTCTAGAACTGGTGGAAACTTTGTCACCATTTTCCTGTCCAGAAGGATTTGGATCTGGACCTATGCTATCCAGTTCCTCCATGAGTgttccatttcccttttccaccttcacagggacactgctggctggcacagcagcctggctgtccagctgcctgctctgcccttcaTGCTCAACATGGCTGCTGCCTTGCAGGGCAGGGTTCGcctccttcttctccctggGCCATGCCTCTCCTGAGGCCACTGCAGCACCTTCAGCCCCCTCAGTGCTGGCATGCCGGGCTTCCAAGCCCACCCGCACCTCCTGACAGTGGTTGTTCAGGTTAGGGTCACTGGATGTGCGGGTCAGAGGGCTGCTGGAATCACAGGCTGAGAGTAAGTCATCCATAGATCTTGTCTTTGGTAATCTAgaacacaaaagcaaagcaaatctcACAATAAACCCCCCGAAACTTTCCTGGTTTCAGTCAAAAGTAAGATGAGGGCAGGGAAATATTCTCCACTACAGCTCCAGCGGTGGGTGGAGaggggcagtgcagcagctgaaatgcaCAACACCACAGTGTGGCCTCCTGCCTTTGAAGTGCGGCAGAGACCTTAACTCCTTCTCTGAGTGGCTGGGACACAACTACAGAGCTCTTGCTCCCACAGGGAACATGAGAACAACAACAGGGAAACTATAAGAAATTACAAGAAGGACAGAAAGATCTGTGGGTATGCAACAACTTGAGCCTGCAGCTCTAAGCTCATACCTGTCCAAACACCTGCCACTGAAGTCCTGGCTCTGAGATCCAGGGGGCATGTAGATGTCCATGTCCTCCTGTCCCAGAGGATGCGGCGAGGAGGCCGGGAGGTACACGGCTGTCCAGAGGTGCAGGGCGCGCACGTGGCACACGGGATGCAGCACCTGCAACACCGCCTGCGTCAGAGCCCCGCTGCCACGGAAACCCCGCCGGGGGAAACGCCTGGAAAGCTGGGCCAGGAGCTCTACTGACCTGCTCGGATCCAGGCATGTAGAGCAGGTTGTGGAAGTTCTTGTTGCCGGCCCGCAGCAGGGACCACACGGAGCAGGTGCGCTTGTAGATGTTGTGCATCTCGCGCTCGCAGGGGCTGTTCCCCAGGAAGGTCCCGTAGAGGCAGGAATACGTGTGCTGCACCAGCTTCACCTGCGGCACGGAGGGAGAGCCTCGCTCAGAGCCgtggggaaaaggaggctccTGCCTAAAGGGGACACATCTTCCCCTCCTCTGGGATGGCTCATGCACTGCCTACCCAACCTGTCCTTGCTTCCACTCTAGGCAGGTCAGGGATCACTTAAACTGAAGAGAAAGCAACACTCAGCTGATACCAAACCCACACCTCTAGAACCAAATGACTCTCTAGAACcctctcctgcatttttttggtaagtcagattaattttttttctcctattttatttttttccaaatatttcagacTCATATAGCTCTGAGATATGCAAATCaaaccagtgctgctgctggcatctgAATTCCCTGGgctggaaaggggctggagaagggattCAAGAAAACCAGAGAATATAAACCCTCTACCACCCCTTTGTGGGAGAACagctttaaacaaaaagaaaacagatttagaTGAGATGTTAGTGAGAAATTGTTCCttgtgagagtggtgaggcccaggatcaggctgcccagagaagctgtggctgtcccatccctgaaagtgtccaaggccaggttggacagagcaATCtgggaaggtgtctctgcccatggcaggggatggatggaACGGGATGGGCTTTAAgtttccttccaacccaaaccattctgggattccgtGATCACATCACAATCTCCCAGATTctgcaaactttttttctttcaactcCAGGATTATAAAACATCACAGCCTTTCCTCTATCTCTGCTCACATGTTTGCACATGTATTTCTTACCAGAAAAGCTTCATTAAATTCAAAGAGGCAGGGAAATTGCTTCAGAAGCTGATGAACAGCATCCAGCCACTGGAGAAAAACTGGGCACTGCTCATTCTGATCTTCCACCTTTTCCTGGTGTCCACAGCGATCCCCAAACTTGTGACCAAAATCCAGCCAGTCCGATTCAACGAGCACCTGGAAGCCctatgaataaaagaaaaaacaactgcaGAGACTTTGCTGAGGAAACATGGCAGGACAAAGCAAGCCCCATCCaccaggaaaggctgggaaggaggctgctgcagtgcctggttTGGGAGCAAAGCTCACCAGGGTTGGAGGCTCCCACAACAAACTAACAGTTGTTATGTCTATGCAGTAACCAACCCAGAGAATTCAGAGTAAGAAGCAGCTGAACTTTGAAGACAAGATGGTATTTCCCACAGTActtccccaggctgggcagaggagtGAGGAACAGTTCACCCAAAACAGGCCAGAAGGGAACAGGGAAAACTCAACAcccaccacagcagctcagaaacaCCACTAAGCTTATTCCCAAATGCAATCCTACTCCTTTCCACACAGATTCCGAGACAAAAGCTGCCTTTGAACAGACAtgaactgcagcagagcacaatCTTACCTCCATGGTCCTGTAGTAAGGGTCCAGGAGAATCTTTGCCAGTGCCACA
This region includes:
- the MTMR4 gene encoding myotubularin-related protein 4 isoform X1, with the protein product MNMSLPGRVSCSMLNCFGEEGPPSLEYIQAKDLFPPKELIKEEESLQVPFTVLQGEGVEYLGLANDAVIAISNYRLHIKFKDSVINVPLRMMESVECRDMFQLHIVCKDSKVIRCHFSTFKQCQEWLKRLTRAIARPAKPEDLFAFAYHAWCLGVCVDEEDQHAHLCRPGDHVRFRFEMELVRMGFDLQNAWRVSDINNNYKLCSSYPQKLLVPVWITDKELENVASFRSWKRIPVVVYRHARNGAVISRCSQPEISWWGWRNADDEYLVTSIAKACALNPGARASGAAPHSGSSDGSEPCDADFDSSLTACSGVENAATPQKLLILDARSYTAAVANRAKGGGCECEEYYPNCEVVFMGMANIHSIRNSFQYLRAVCSQVPDPSNWLSALESTKWLQHLSVMLKAAVLVSSAVDREGRPVLVHCSDGWDRTPQIVALAKILLDPYYRTMEGFQVLVESDWLDFGHKFGDRCGHQEKVEDQNEQCPVFLQWLDAVHQLLKQFPCLFEFNEAFLVKLVQHTYSCLYGTFLGNSPCEREMHNIYKRTCSVWSLLRAGNKNFHNLLYMPGSEQVLHPVCHVRALHLWTAVYLPASSPHPLGQEDMDIYMPPGSQSQDFSGRCLDRLPKTRSMDDLLSACDSSSPLTRTSSDPNLNNHCQEVRVGLEARHASTEGAEGAAVASGEAWPREKKEANPALQGSSHVEHEGQSRQLDSQAAVPASSVPVKVEKGNGTLMEELDSIGPDPNPSGQENGDKVSTSSRKHLETCPQEPLKAAGMVSNRGGCPKRITTHQDISSQESLAPGTPSQDIPGPAVGIPCPDADKGRGEAGQSMPFEDPGRPGRLLLEQWRKPISQSQSSEFSFLGSNWDSFQGMVTSLPNGEPTPRHLFSYGCCSKRLSSKPLRAPGLCLSGPWSGREGGKPSACSGHVSTHFGKPSRLWLPCHLKQASGPKHLLPKCPSPVPPLYLDDDGLPFPTDVIQHRLRQIEASYKQEVEQLRRQVRELQLRLDIRHFCAPPAEPPMDYEDDFTCLKESDGSDTEDFCSDHSEDCLSEASWEPVDKKETEVTRWVPDHMASHCFNCDCEFWLAKRRHHCRNCGNVFCATCCHLKLPIPDQQLYDPVLVCNSCYDHIQVSRARELMSQHMKKPIATASS
- the MTMR4 gene encoding myotubularin-related protein 4 isoform X2, whose translation is MGEEGPPSLEYIQAKDLFPPKELIKEEESLQVPFTVLQGEGVEYLGLANDAVIAISNYRLHIKFKDSVINVPLRMMESVECRDMFQLHIVCKDSKVIRCHFSTFKQCQEWLKRLTRAIARPAKPEDLFAFAYHAWCLGVCVDEEDQHAHLCRPGDHVRFRFEMELVRMGFDLQNAWRVSDINNNYKLCSSYPQKLLVPVWITDKELENVASFRSWKRIPVVVYRHARNGAVISRCSQPEISWWGWRNADDEYLVTSIAKACALNPGARASGAAPHSGSSDGSEPCDADFDSSLTACSGVENAATPQKLLILDARSYTAAVANRAKGGGCECEEYYPNCEVVFMGMANIHSIRNSFQYLRAVCSQVPDPSNWLSALESTKWLQHLSVMLKAAVLVSSAVDREGRPVLVHCSDGWDRTPQIVALAKILLDPYYRTMEGFQVLVESDWLDFGHKFGDRCGHQEKVEDQNEQCPVFLQWLDAVHQLLKQFPCLFEFNEAFLVKLVQHTYSCLYGTFLGNSPCEREMHNIYKRTCSVWSLLRAGNKNFHNLLYMPGSEQVLHPVCHVRALHLWTAVYLPASSPHPLGQEDMDIYMPPGSQSQDFSGRCLDRLPKTRSMDDLLSACDSSSPLTRTSSDPNLNNHCQEVRVGLEARHASTEGAEGAAVASGEAWPREKKEANPALQGSSHVEHEGQSRQLDSQAAVPASSVPVKVEKGNGTLMEELDSIGPDPNPSGQENGDKVSTSSRKHLETCPQEPLKAAGMVSNRGGCPKRITTHQDISSQESLAPGTPSQDIPGPAVGIPCPDADKGRGEAGQSMPFEDPGRPGRLLLEQWRKPISQSQSSEFSFLGSNWDSFQGMVTSLPNGEPTPRHLFSYGCCSKRLSSKPLRAPGLCLSGPWSGREGGKPSACSGHVSTHFGKPSRLWLPCHLKQASGPKHLLPKCPSPVPPLYLDDDGLPFPTDVIQHRLRQIEASYKQEVEQLRRQVRELQLRLDIRHFCAPPAEPPMDYEDDFTCLKESDGSDTEDFCSDHSEDCLSEASWEPVDKKETEVTRWVPDHMASHCFNCDCEFWLAKRRHHCRNCGNVFCATCCHLKLPIPDQQLYDPVLVCNSCYDHIQVSRARELMSQHMKKPIATASS